One Panicum virgatum strain AP13 chromosome 9K, P.virgatum_v5, whole genome shotgun sequence genomic region harbors:
- the LOC120647801 gene encoding alpha-galactosidase 1-like: MRERGRRLGGSPADRQATDVLWRRLARARASEAALRICRLLMATSAGGAQMGRLTVRAWIPSSQAIAKGEGEGDERWLWHGGHTGGTGMWWGWGFGCGQMTTCVLPLPDDCWAEPKRDATGNLVANTKTFPHGIKALADYVHSKGLKLGIYSDAGFQTCAKAQSGSLGHEEQDAKTFAAWVSEHHHLGVDYLKYDNCNNGDLKPLERGDIHPARWGAAYGNSWRTTNDIAGNWESMIATADQNEVWAEYARPGGWNDPDMLEVGNGAMTNSEYVVHFSLWAMSKAPLIIGCDVRHMSQETYGILANKEVIAVNQDPLGVQGKKVRMEGSNEIWAAPLSDYRTAVVLLNRHATDGATITAHWDDVGLPAGLAVEARDLWQHKTLDGAFTDRMAFDVAARSCRMFVLRPRLPMKA, encoded by the exons ATGAGGGAGCGAGGGCGACGGCTGGGAGGCAGCCCTGCGGACAGGCAGGCTACCGACGTCCTCTGGCGGCGgctggcgagggcgagggcgagcgaGGCAGCCTTGCGGATATGCAGGCTACTGATGGCGACATCCGCTGGCGGCGCGCAGATGGGGAGGCTGACGGTGAGGGCATGGATCCCGTCGTCGCAGGCGATTGCCAAGggcgagggagagggagacGAGCGGTGGTTATGGCACGGAGGACACACGGGCGGCACGGGAATGTGGTGGGGGTGGGGTTTTGGGTGTGGACAAATGACCACG TGTGTTCTTCCCCTGCCAGATGACTGCTGGGCGGAGCCAAAACGTGATGCAACG GGCAATCTGGTGGCCAACACCAAGACGTTCCCGCACGGGATCAAGGCGCTGGCGGACTACGTCCACAGCAAGGGGCTCAAGCTCGGGATCTACTCCGACGCCGG GTTTCAGACCTGCGCCAAGGCCCAGTCCGGCTCCCTCGGCCACGAGGAGCAGGACGCCAAGACCTTCGCGGCATGGGTGAGTGAACACCACCATCTG GGAGTCGATTACCTCAAGTACGACAACTGCAACAACGGCGACCTCAAGCCGTTGGAGAG GGGCGACATACACCCGGCGCGGTGGGGCGCGGCCTACGGCAACAGCTGGAGGACCACCAACGACATCGCCGGCAACTGGGAAAG CATGATCGCAACGGCGGACCAGAACGAGGTGTGGGCGGAGTACGCGCGCCCCGGCGGCTGGAACG ATCCGGACATGCTGGAGGTGGGCAACGGGGCGATGACCAACAGCGAGTACGTCGTGCACTTCAGCCTCTGGGCCATGTCCAAG GCGCCGCTCATCATCGGCTGCGACGTGAGGCACATGTCGCAGGAGACGTACGGCATCCTGGCCAACAAGGAGGTGATCGCCGTCAACCAAG ATCCACTCGGCGTGCAGGGGAAGAAGGTGAGGATGGAGGGGAGCAACGAGATCTGGGCGGCGCCGCTGTCGGACTACCGGACGGCGGTGGTGCTGCTGAACCGGCACGCGACGGACGGGGCCACCATCACCGCGCACTGGGACGACGTCGGCCTCCCCGCCGGCCTGGCCGTCGAGGCCAGGGACCTGTGGCAG CACAAGACGCTGGACGGCGCGTTCACGGACAGGATGGCGTTCGACGTCGCGGCGCGGTCGTGCAGGATGTTCGTGCTCAGGCCCAGGCTCCCCATGAAAGCATAG